In Epinephelus moara isolate mb chromosome 9, YSFRI_EMoa_1.0, whole genome shotgun sequence, a genomic segment contains:
- the LOC126396068 gene encoding uncharacterized protein LOC126396068 encodes MAASQRRRSMTEPLNFSDLTTKLMRHAASFISAFDVSKPKMRQIVGEFQKIVDEVKETQQTTDTVRTVGAVAGGVGLGVMILAAPFTGGASLLAAGGLAAGATGGGYVVGANVTKTRAENKSAHKVEELGKEFMKTVEPLKNDLEEIKTTCEELEQRSAGGQAADTLSDMKKFQRILGRVSELRRTGEVLDVTVAVVMMIRNMLQLVLSVLRVTATPEEDQKLRDSIIQSADQCQKVMNVFDQMKEELLVIKKETKSSE; translated from the coding sequence ATGGCAGCaagccagaggaggaggagtatgACTGAGCCTCTTAATTTTTCTGACTTAACAACAAAACTTATGAGACATGCAGCTTCATTCATCTCAGCGTTTGACGTCAGTAAACCAAAGATGAGACAGATTGTAGGAGAGTTTCAGAAGATCGTTGATGAAGTGAAAGAGACGCAGCAGACGACAGACACAGTGAGAACAGTAGGAGCTGTTGCTGGAGGAGTAGGACTCGGAGTCATGATCCTTGCAGCTCCGTTCACTGGGGGAGCGAGCTTATTGGCAGCAGGAGGACTAGCTGCTGGTGCTACTGGTGGTGGTTATGTTGTCGGGgcaaatgtaacaaaaacaagagcagagaaCAAAAGTGCACATAAAGTCGAAGAGCTGGGGAAAGAATTCATGAAGACTGTTGAACCACTGAAGAACGACCTGGAAGAAATAAAGACGACGTGTGAAGAGCTGGAGCAAAGGTCAGCTGGAGGTCAGGCTGCAGACACTCTGTCAGACATGAAGAAGTTTCAGAGGATTCTTGGACGAGTGTCTGAGCTGAGAAGGACTGGAGAAGTTTTGGATGTGACTGTAGCAGTGGTGATGATGATCAGAAACATGTTACAGCTTGTCCTAAGTGTCCTCAGAGTGACTGCGACCCCTGAAGAGGATCAGAAGTTAAGAGACTCCATCATCCAGTCAGCTGATCAGTGTCAGAAGGTCATGAATGTGTTTGATCAGATGAAGGAGGAACTGTTAGTCATAAAGAAGGAGACAAAATCGTCGGAGTGA